From one Anopheles cruzii chromosome 3, idAnoCruzAS_RS32_06, whole genome shotgun sequence genomic stretch:
- the LOC128272684 gene encoding uncharacterized protein CG45076 produces MVYESDFYTTRRVGSTYTRPTISSYTVTTPLRYSGVPRFDTITTTRTTYRTPMPYVAHRRLVPVTRVVTSPPRILVSPLRVLGSPVRVISSPVRVFGSPLRTVRAVRSPARVIVSPARVMTIRSPYLRPSIINKEFDRIERKYRASPVSSALEQYYNSPSYLEFEDERRDIRNSTALLLRQLNDPVPRLMAPVAQAAPEPNPKKWVYDPFSTHNRLNSDTYVKSHITDPIRSVRNDIEAMARYHSPASRYVEYVLLDDILWRYTYYVDEEGKNHLASTRIIGSQAYPKTKPRIYNYDTAKVGKDVNVMSYYKSNRTQAKADVEEVGKLNPVRPTRKFNNPKLYDDPTDPKLKDKREKIDRVAELNKVRYEPINLEKERLKLLEETKKKEEAAAEREKLRQEEQARKDEEARLAAEEAERRRIEEERLAEEARIAEEARLAEEALLAEEARLAEEKKKKAAEKKKKEEEDTKKKAADEKKRKEAEEAARKAAEAEAARKAAEEEAARKAAEAEAARKAAEAEAARKAAEAEAARKAAEEEAARLAAEEAKKVTDEEARKAAEQEQSRISEAQKVREDELARLNELEKQAIEENNEELLKEIAELKAIAQSDEELLKRQAAKLEETGAPAGEGEAAPAAVEGEAAPAPEQPAAAVEESKTEESPAAAE; encoded by the exons ATGGTTTACGAAAGCGACTTCTACACCACGCGCCGCGTTGGCTCGACCTACACGCGCCCGACGATCTCCTCGTACACCGTGACG ACTCCTCTGCGATACTCCGGAGTGCCACGA tTCGACACGATCACGACTACCCGCACCACCTACCGCACACCGATGCCGTACGTGGCGCACAGACGCCTCGTTCCAGTGACACGCGTCGTGACGTCACCGCCGAGGATCTTGGTGTCACCGTTGCGGGTGCTGGGGTCGCCGGTGCGCGTGATCAGCTCGCCGGTCCGGGTGTTCGGCTCACCGCTGCGCACCGTCCGCGCGGTCCGGTCACCGGCGCGCGTCATCGTGTCACCGGCCCGGGTCATGACGATCCGTTCGCCCTACCTGCGCCCGTCGATCATCAACAAAGAATTCGATCGCATTGAACGTAAATATCGCGCTAGTCCTGTAAGTAGTGCCCTAGAGCAGTATTACAACTCGCCCTCGTACCTG GAGTTTGAGGACGAACGGCGTGACATCCGTAACTCAACTGCGCTGTTGCTGCGCCAACTGAATGATCCCGTCCCGCGGCTGATGGCTCCGGTGGCGCAggctgcaccggaaccgaa CCCGAAGAAGTGGGTGTACGATCCGTTCTCCACCCACAACCGGCTCAACAGTGACACCTACGTCAAGAGCCACATCACCGACCCGATCCGCAGCGTGCGCAACGACATCGAGGCCATGGCCAGATACCACTCGCCAGCGTCGCGCTATGTCG AGTACGTACTGCTGGACGATATCCTGTGGCGCTACACGTACTATGTCGATGAAGAGG GCAAGAACCACTTGGCCAGTACGCGCATCATTGGATCGCAGGCCTACCCGAAAACCAAGCCCCGTATCTATAACTACGATACCGCCAAGGTGGGCAAGGATGTGAACGTCATGTCGTACTATAAGTCCAACCGCACCCAGGCCAAGGCCGATGTCGAGGAAG tgggaaaattaaatccaGTTCGCCCGACGCGCAAGTTCAACAACCCGAAGCTGTACGACGATCCGACCGATCCGAAGCTGAAGGACAAGCGGGAGAAGATCGATCGTGTCGCCGAGCTGAACAAGGTGCGCTACGAGCCGATCAATCTGGAGAAGGAACGTCTGAAGCTGCTGGAGGAGACCAAAAAGAAGGAGGAAGC GGCCGCCGAGCGGGAGAAGTTGCGCCAAGAGGAGCAGGCCCGCAAGGACGAGGAAGCCCGTCTGGCGGCCGAAGAAGCGGAACGGCGCCGCATCGAGGAGGAGCGTCTGGCGGAGGAGGCCCGCATCGCCGAGGAAGCCCGGCTGGCTGAGGAAGCACTGCTCGCTGAGGAGGCACGCCTG GCcgaagagaagaagaagaaggcggcggaaaagaagaagaaggaagagGAAGACACCAAAAAGAAAGCGGCCGACGAGAAGAAGCGCAAGGAAGCGGAAGAGGCCGCCCGTAAggccgccgaggccgaggccgccCGTAAGGCAGCAGAGGAAGAGGCCGCTCGTAAggccgccgaggccgaggccgccCGTAAggccgccgaggccgaggccgccCGTAAGgcagccgaggccgaggccgccCGTAAGGCCGCCGAGGAGGAAGCTGCTCGTCTAGCCGCCGAAGAAGCCAAAAAGGTGACGGACGAAGAGGCCCGCAAGGCCGCCGAGCAGGAGCAGAGCCGCATCAGCGAGGCCCAGAAGGTGCGCGAGGACGAACTGGCCCGGCTGAACGAGTTGGAGAAGCAGGCCATCGAAGAGAACAACGaggagctgctgaaggagATCGCTGAACTGAAGGCGATCGCCCAGTCAGACGAGGAGCTGCTCAAGCGCCAGGCTGCCAAGCTGGAGGAAACTGGCGCTCCGGCCGGTGAAGGGGAGGCTGCTCCGGCCGCCGTCGAAGGTGAAGCTGCACCGGCGCCAgagcagccggcggccgccgtcgaagAGAGCAAGACTGAGGAAAGTCCTGCGGCTGCCGAATGA
- the LOC128272686 gene encoding uncharacterized protein LOC128272686, which translates to MSKSPGSVVSSDETQSISDESLAISAANSQTSLKSVGVTKGPKKPPKDVEHQSATAKERPPWRPASVTALPPPPKPDIKTRLLEASKRMRRVNASVQTDPVHTKLMKEVSTDEQTDLIPMVDEEILTDGNLVMREIGNLILTHSVAQMTEGVKTCDSGTQTAIPRSGISFRKFLDPLTGSEQPLAATPAPAPATASAVSGQPKPSASDNSEAASKGEEPPGESFFMATICSSRSSSDSIKEPNTPDLICATVGGDPSPHRGHLLETPTFAAWQDLDFSDDDSEQYVARELPRRSIGEGDRPWAEFKDLVIGSRVVNMRLSPIPPRRPRAPNQKTVTWSDRQHRAVSKLLTEASALVDMFDHVSLLLGPDIELHKLPPQQEFSLPPPKWEPLLAKSCDLLEEKLAQVRHLSVGDFDESSRTCKELDPTGRMSCVSPLSCDIGPENV; encoded by the exons ATGAGCAAATCACCGGGAAGTGTCGTGTCGTCAGATGAAACTCAAAGTATCAGCGATGAATCGTTGGCCATTTCAGCAGCCAACTCGCAAACTTCGCTGAA ATCGGTTGGTGTCACCAAGGGACCGAAGAAACCACCCAAGGACGTAGAGCACCAGTCGGCGACAGCCAAAGAGAGGCCACCATGGCGTCCCGCAAGCGTCACCGCACTACCTCctccaccgaaaccggacaTCAAAACCCGCCTTCTTGAGGCTTCCAA ACGGATGCGCCGTGTCAATGCGTCAGTGCAAACCGATCCGGTCCACACGAAGCTGATGAAAGAAGTGTCCACCGATGAGCAGACGGATTTGATTCCGATGGTCGACGAAGAAATACTCACCGACGGCAACCTGGTGATGAGAGAGATCGGCAACC TGATCCTTACCCATTCGGTGGCCCAAATGACGGAAGGCGTGAAGACCTGCGACAGTGGCACTCAAACCGCCATACCGCGAAGTGGCATTTCGTTTCGCAAGTTTTTGGACCCTTTGACCGGAAGCGAACAGCCACTGGCGGCAACTCCTGCGCCAGCACCGGCAACAGCATCCGCCGTGAGCGGACAGCCGAAACCGTCCGCGTCGGACAATTCAGAAGCAGCATCGAAGGGAGAGGAACCACCGGGTGAAAGTTTCTTTATGGCAACGATCTGCTCGTCgcggagcagcagcgacagcatcAAGGAACCGAACACACCGGATTTGATTTGCGCCACGGTCGGGGGTGACCCATCGCCCCACCGGGGACACCTTCTCGAAACGCCTACGTTTGCTGCGTGGCAAGATCTGGACTTTTCCGACGACGACTCGGAGCAGTACGTGGCTCGCGAGTTACCGCGCCGCTCGATCGGCGAAGGCGATCGGCCGTGGGCTGAATTTAAGGATCTTGTTATAGGTTCACGGGTGGTCAACATGCGGCTCTCGCCCATTCCCCCTAGGCGACCGCGTGCCCCAAACCAGAAGACCGTCACCTGGAGCGATCGGCAGCATCGGGCCGTCTCGAAGCTGCTGACTGAAGCGTCCGCTCTGGTCGATATGTTCGATCATGTTTCGCTTCTGCTGGGACCGGACATCGAGCTGCACAAGTTGCCGCCGCAACAGGAGTTTAGTCTGCCACCACCGAAGTGGGAACCGTTACTGGCCAAGTCCTGCGACCTACTAGAGGAAAAGCTGGCCCAGGTGCGCCATCTATCGGTGGGCGATTTCGACGAAAGCAGCCGAACCTGTAAGGAGCTGGACCCCACTGGACGAATGTCCTGCGTTTCGCCCCTTTCCTGTGATATTGGCCCTGAAAATGTTTAA
- the LOC128272680 gene encoding 39S ribosomal protein L37, mitochondrial produces MRLTDVLRRQHIGFFFKKHWLRQGKRVPNSTGAEEELAARGIEVRDPKDVLKVQLPRQEFNFPGILAPSVVHDETHPLWQSQPAYVYGDRNVLLEGVRQSQALLNTVVFDDLPLKMAEKLEQTKLPAQLDRSMQQAVLSALVFDTEQVKTAIVKVQDRPAYVLPRGYGISVGRRNQLILSKFVTHCERFSGRPVNVNRKVIFNAQFLVPLVKENERLLMNVKADSMIISSAPLHPFDVSVYRPLDQELPTLFPVKETVSIPLKNIYDWRNQYPISRNYKMSHPHTVLIHCSPSDVKNVTELPVSRDQVEGRTMVKAFTVAAARARQLYGDDVKALPHPITVQVVQTDSKTFHFSVYQLNTLDLSSTTERNMWFRKSPLDLYTHCDYVVGKPTLDGYNKDVLRLFAMFYSN; encoded by the exons ATGCGGCTTACGGATGTGCTTCGGCGGCAGCACATCGGGTTTTTCTTCAAAAAGCACTGGCTACGACAAGGCAAACGTGTTCCGAACAGCACCGGCGCCGAGGAGGAACTAGCTGCCCGCGGTATCGAAGTGCGCGACCCAAAAGATGTGTTAAAGGTGCAGCTACCACGGcaggaatttaattttcctgGCATTTTGGCACCGTCGGTTGTTCACGATGAAACGCATCCGCTGTGGCAGTCACAGCCGGCGTATGTGTACGGCGACAGGAACGTACTGCTGGAAGGGGTTCGCCAGTCGCAGGCCTTGCTCAACACGGTCGTCTTCGATGATTTGCCACTCAAGATGGCAGAAAAATTGGAGCAAACCAAATTGCCAGCACAACTTGATCGCTCCATGCAACAGGCCGTTCTTTCCGCCCTTGTGTTCGACACGGAGCAGGTGAAAACGGCCATCGTCAAGGTTCAGGATCGTCCGGCCTACGTACTTCCGCGAGGCTACGGAATATCCGTAGGGCGTCGCAA TCAACTGATTCTTTCGAAGTTTGTCACTCACTGCGAGCGCTTCTCTGGTCGGCCGGTAAATGTGAATCGTAAGGTGATTTTCAACGCCCAGTTCTTAGTGCCGTTAGTCAAGGAGAACGAACGTCTGCTGATGAACGTAAAAGCGGATTCGATGATCATTTCGAGCGCACCGCTACACCCATTCGACGTGAGCGTCTACAGGCCCCTGGACCAGGAGCTTCCGACATTGTTTCCCGTGAAGGAAACGGTTTCGATTCCGCTAAAAAATATTTACGATTGGAGAAACCAGTATC CCATAAGCCGCAACTACAAGATGTCCCATCCGCACACGGTGTTAATACACTGTTCGCCGAGCGACGTGAAAAATGTGACCGAGCTGCCGGTTTCGCGGGATCAAGTAGAAGGTCGTACTATGGTAAAGGCATTTACTGTGGCAGCGGCACGCGCCCGCCAACTGTACGGCGATGATGTAAAGGCACTTCCGCATCCGATCACGGTTCAAGTGGTCCAAACGGACAGCAAAACGTTCCACTTTAGCGTGTATCAGCTGAATACGCTCGATCTAAGCTCCACCACCGAGCGCAACATGTGGTTCCGGAAGTCGCCTCTTGATTTGTACACGCACTGCGATTACGTCGTAGGGAAACCGACACTAGACGGTTACAATAAAGATGTTTTGCGACTCTTTGCCATGTTCTATTCGAACTAG